One genomic window of Halobellus limi includes the following:
- a CDS encoding HFX_2341 family transcriptional regulator domain-containing protein, whose translation MKDGRNHEMDVVERVHVAPLGYEYERIVLPTLNQKADRAVLIDYRDDEERPPYHDQVREDLREAGVTVESCEADIFSLYDSIGTVARLIRQNAEHQVYVNLASGSKVMAIGGMIACMAEGATPYYVRAEEYKFDGQEPLSKGIKETFALPAYPVEQPTTEHIRILRALRDDGSLSKSELIDLGQRESLPFIEKSETESRRGKYRTLEARVTNPLQEKGYITLESVGRRTLVEITDSGRSHLQAFEYMVEVSSETG comes from the coding sequence ATGAAGGACGGTCGAAACCACGAGATGGATGTCGTTGAGCGCGTCCATGTCGCACCGTTGGGGTACGAATATGAGCGGATTGTCCTCCCGACGCTGAATCAGAAGGCAGACCGAGCGGTGCTGATTGATTATCGTGACGACGAAGAACGTCCTCCGTACCACGACCAAGTGCGAGAAGATCTCCGGGAAGCAGGCGTGACCGTCGAGAGTTGTGAAGCCGACATCTTCTCACTCTACGATTCAATCGGAACGGTGGCCCGGCTCATCCGACAAAACGCGGAGCATCAGGTATACGTCAATCTCGCCTCTGGGTCGAAGGTGATGGCCATCGGTGGGATGATTGCCTGTATGGCTGAAGGGGCTACGCCATACTACGTGCGGGCGGAGGAGTACAAGTTCGACGGGCAGGAACCCCTGTCGAAAGGGATCAAGGAAACCTTCGCCCTTCCTGCGTACCCGGTAGAGCAACCGACAACCGAACACATCAGAATTCTTCGGGCCCTACGAGATGACGGATCCCTCTCGAAGAGCGAGTTGATTGACCTTGGTCAGCGAGAGTCACTCCCCTTCATCGAGAAATCAGAGACGGAGAGTCGGCGTGGGAAGTACCGAACGCTTGAGGCTCGGGTCACCAATCCACTCCAAGAGAAGGGGTACATCACGCTCGAAAGCGTTGGACGACGAACGCTGGTCGAAATCACGGATAGCGGCCGCAGTCACCTCCAAGCCTTCGAGTACATGGTTGAGGTCTCCAGCGAGACCGGCTGA
- a CDS encoding DUF262 domain-containing protein, with protein sequence MESGKKSLEELVTAGVFHVPEYQRYYSWTELEWDDLWTDLYTLPKGKQHYFGTFIIQETKDRKTGGTDGSYGGSSEKRINLLIDGQQRLTSLALLVKSMTEQLEVLAPQTDHEEEILDDVEEMRETLHVEDNIYQLELLDEEDNDYLERVIDGRNVPDPERPSQRKMIDAKEFFDERISELTESPEAVPIEVANELKQLWETILKLELMVYVVDAGSPEKATLIFDSVNDRGRSLSTFDKTKSFLMRMAYLAAEEESEAYSAIRRIRQEFGEMYNYHQTMLESPYVGDISDDAVQRYHFISFFDWSTSEEHSDPTFLDELKSNVRTLRMEDPEECLEYITNYTSSLERGFKALADILDRTGDGGPDDLIDRIHKLRHATKFYPILLKAWPNFDDEERYELLKAIETYIFRVYSIGNHRSHTGESSLYIRARDLDEESPLDVWVSEIANIMKRYEDDSQFRRSLRSSNLYSKVTSQDLRYLFYFYNQHRAAKEKEKGSISLAEAMGSDYTVEHIWPQTPDELPLEDAGEYPSPEARYEAYVDRLGNLTLASGSWNSSWGNAPFETKRDEGYPNSKLWVQSDVGENYEEWSVENIEDREETLMDFVFEHWPTPETRLGGIENPTDAIEVLTHEERYVLRALCENESGAVRRVIHRQVSSLPDSPFENPESAGKERGNVGSILGRLRSVGLAERNKHTWYPSEEAISANVSLPAA encoded by the coding sequence ATGGAATCGGGGAAGAAGTCTCTCGAGGAACTCGTGACTGCAGGGGTGTTCCACGTCCCTGAGTACCAGCGTTATTACTCATGGACTGAGCTGGAGTGGGATGATCTCTGGACCGATCTTTACACGCTCCCGAAAGGCAAACAGCACTACTTTGGGACGTTCATCATTCAGGAGACGAAGGACAGGAAGACTGGCGGTACTGATGGAAGCTACGGTGGGTCCTCTGAGAAGCGAATCAATCTACTGATTGACGGTCAGCAGCGGCTCACCTCTCTCGCACTTCTGGTAAAGTCTATGACCGAGCAACTGGAAGTCCTCGCTCCACAGACGGACCACGAAGAGGAAATCCTCGATGACGTAGAAGAGATGCGAGAGACCCTCCACGTTGAGGATAATATCTACCAGCTCGAACTTCTCGACGAGGAGGACAACGACTACCTTGAGCGGGTCATCGATGGACGCAACGTCCCCGACCCGGAGCGGCCGTCGCAGCGGAAGATGATCGATGCGAAGGAGTTCTTCGACGAACGCATCTCGGAGCTAACAGAGTCTCCAGAAGCTGTCCCTATCGAGGTTGCAAACGAACTCAAACAGCTCTGGGAGACCATCTTGAAACTCGAATTGATGGTGTATGTCGTCGATGCTGGCAGCCCAGAGAAAGCGACACTCATCTTCGACAGCGTCAACGACCGGGGGAGATCTCTCTCCACGTTCGATAAGACGAAGTCGTTCTTGATGCGTATGGCCTATCTCGCGGCAGAGGAAGAGAGCGAAGCATACAGTGCTATCCGACGGATTCGGCAGGAGTTCGGGGAGATGTATAATTACCACCAGACGATGCTGGAGTCCCCGTATGTCGGCGATATCAGCGATGACGCAGTCCAGCGATACCACTTCATCTCCTTCTTCGACTGGTCAACTTCGGAAGAGCATAGCGACCCGACCTTCCTCGACGAATTGAAATCGAACGTGCGGACGCTCCGGATGGAAGACCCGGAGGAATGCTTAGAGTACATCACCAACTACACCAGCAGCCTTGAGCGCGGGTTCAAAGCGCTGGCAGACATCCTCGACCGGACTGGCGATGGCGGACCCGATGACTTGATTGACCGCATTCACAAGCTCCGACACGCAACAAAGTTCTATCCCATCTTACTCAAAGCGTGGCCCAACTTTGACGACGAAGAGCGGTACGAGCTGTTGAAAGCAATTGAGACCTACATCTTCAGGGTATATTCGATTGGGAATCACCGGAGCCATACGGGTGAGTCGAGCCTCTACATCCGGGCAAGGGATCTTGACGAGGAGAGTCCTCTCGACGTTTGGGTCAGTGAGATTGCGAATATCATGAAGAGATACGAGGATGATTCTCAGTTCAGACGTTCGCTGAGGTCATCGAACCTGTACTCGAAAGTAACCTCACAAGACCTCCGCTACCTCTTCTACTTCTACAACCAACACCGGGCAGCCAAGGAGAAAGAGAAGGGGAGTATCTCGCTAGCAGAAGCGATGGGGAGTGACTATACTGTCGAACACATCTGGCCTCAGACTCCCGATGAACTACCACTCGAAGACGCAGGGGAATATCCGAGCCCAGAAGCCCGATACGAGGCGTACGTCGATCGGCTGGGGAACCTGACGTTGGCGAGCGGGTCGTGGAACTCGAGCTGGGGTAACGCTCCGTTCGAAACGAAGCGTGATGAAGGATATCCGAACTCGAAACTCTGGGTACAGTCGGATGTCGGCGAGAACTATGAGGAGTGGTCAGTCGAGAATATCGAGGACCGCGAGGAGACCCTTATGGACTTCGTGTTCGAACACTGGCCTACCCCCGAGACGCGACTCGGCGGAATCGAAAATCCGACTGATGCAATTGAGGTTCTCACCCACGAGGAGCGGTACGTCCTCCGGGCACTATGCGAGAACGAGAGCGGCGCAGTGAGGCGCGTCATCCACCGACAAGTGAGTTCATTACCTGATTCTCCATTCGAGAACCCTGAATCGGCCGGGAAAGAACGGGGCAATGTCGGCTCGATCCTTGGCCGCCTTCGCAGCGTTGGGTTGGCTGAACGGAATAAACATACATGGTACCCCAGCGAGGAAGCGATTTCAGCGAATGTGTCCCTCCCGGCGGCCTAA
- a CDS encoding DUF1819 family protein: protein MTLRADGEGDTLPSLDARFSRKEVSMALTMCGLLVDKAEQISQLYTRHRDWTVVEERWETERYDDRSTRDSSKKIYRVLSSRFKTARSNLPAITKLPSVFDQCTNHRDKAQVLYFYLLEDDPLVKYTIHRYANRMRQMGVGGLDFEQQTVERLLNEFHYDDGSEFDYADSTTRRWGEGFRSVMREIDVLESQQELHGQVPNVGTVPLLVASGYSWETGEKDWLTLPVGWLYLFQPEQYWGSLAERLGNHPSWEASGIHGELRLQPVDQTYGWAESGEAVE, encoded by the coding sequence ATGACTCTTCGTGCTGACGGGGAGGGAGATACTCTTCCATCACTTGACGCGAGGTTTTCTCGAAAAGAGGTATCGATGGCACTTACGATGTGTGGCCTGCTGGTAGATAAGGCTGAGCAGATTTCTCAGCTCTATACGCGTCACCGCGACTGGACGGTCGTCGAAGAGAGATGGGAGACTGAACGATATGACGACCGGAGTACCCGAGACAGTTCGAAGAAGATCTATCGGGTTCTCAGCTCGCGATTTAAAACCGCTCGCTCGAACCTGCCCGCTATCACCAAACTCCCCTCCGTCTTTGACCAGTGTACGAACCACCGGGACAAAGCGCAGGTACTCTACTTTTATCTGCTTGAGGACGACCCGCTCGTCAAGTACACCATCCACCGATACGCGAATCGAATGAGACAGATGGGTGTGGGTGGACTCGATTTCGAGCAACAAACGGTCGAGCGCTTATTGAACGAATTCCACTACGACGACGGTAGTGAGTTCGATTACGCGGACTCGACCACACGTCGCTGGGGCGAAGGGTTCCGGTCAGTGATGCGGGAGATCGATGTTCTGGAATCCCAACAGGAGTTGCACGGACAGGTTCCAAACGTGGGAACTGTCCCGCTACTGGTAGCATCGGGCTATTCGTGGGAGACTGGCGAGAAGGATTGGTTGACGCTACCTGTCGGTTGGCTCTATCTCTTCCAGCCCGAGCAGTATTGGGGTTCGCTGGCTGAGCGCCTTGGGAACCATCCGAGCTGGGAGGCGAGTGGAATTCACGGTGAGTTACGACTACAACCGGTTGACCAGACATATGGGTGGGCAGAGTCTGGGGAGGCAGTAGAATGA
- a CDS encoding BREX protein BrxB domain-containing protein, with protein MTSKRPLHDFTERLAQFADGRRGIRNPFVIVPVKPKFERRVADRLAIWAENPHETDSFPENGTVQILRLDELLVETDVFELAVDLGEQADPESIEDTLQDTLASELVEEMVARIDAPGEQRHVVLLTHLGSLYPFTRASELLDELDRRNVHSTIGIPFPGDIVGGKLSFFGEESRNYYPAHQIDGRIEGVHLQ; from the coding sequence ATGACGAGCAAGCGTCCCCTCCACGACTTCACCGAACGTCTCGCACAGTTCGCAGATGGTCGACGAGGGATTCGAAACCCGTTCGTGATCGTCCCGGTCAAGCCGAAATTCGAGCGGCGTGTTGCGGACCGACTCGCAATCTGGGCAGAGAATCCACACGAGACCGACAGCTTCCCCGAGAACGGGACGGTGCAAATCCTTCGACTCGACGAACTACTCGTTGAAACCGACGTGTTCGAACTCGCTGTTGACCTCGGTGAGCAAGCGGACCCCGAGAGCATCGAGGATACACTCCAAGATACGCTCGCCTCGGAACTCGTTGAGGAGATGGTCGCGCGAATCGACGCTCCCGGTGAGCAACGACACGTCGTGCTCCTGACTCACCTCGGGAGTCTGTATCCGTTTACGCGGGCGTCTGAACTTCTTGATGAGCTTGACCGGCGGAACGTCCACTCGACGATCGGCATCCCGTTCCCCGGTGATATCGTCGGCGGGAAATTGAGCTTCTTCGGCGAGGAATCGCGGAACTACTACCCGGCCCACCAGATCGATGGTCGGATTGAGGGGGTGCATCTCCAATGA